A region of Coregonus clupeaformis isolate EN_2021a unplaced genomic scaffold, ASM2061545v1 scaf2091, whole genome shotgun sequence DNA encodes the following proteins:
- the LOC123488241 gene encoding LOW QUALITY PROTEIN: bestrophin-2-like (The sequence of the model RefSeq protein was modified relative to this genomic sequence to represent the inferred CDS: deleted 1 base in 1 codon), whose product MTVTYSRRVADAGLGTFSHLLLRWKGSIYKLLWRELIIFTTLYYSFSIIYRFVLNESQKRLFEKLAIYCDRYAELIPVSFVLGFYVTLVVSRWWGQFESVPWPDRLGALVGVTSAVPARERQADSPGTLIRYANLSGVLIYRSVSTAVYKRFPTMEHLVRAGLMTAEEHRQLEELPSPHNKFWVPCMWFVNLALRARTEGRINNDVALSAILNELITLRTQCLKLYSYDWISLPLVYTQVVTVAVYSFFLACLIGRQFLETPLRGYAGHDIDLYLPVFTLLQFFFYMGWLKVAEQLINPFGEDDDDFETNYLVDRNLQVSLLSVDEMYDTLPLVERDKYWNESEPQPPYTAASAEHRKPSFMGSALNISVPKEEMEFQSNLEQIKEHEEANHSTPLLGGLSRLLGVQSPVFPRSSISSRVSLLRRRPGAPFSRFPLCLHTEGATFTPGPGLRHDSSHLDYVFSSMPLYERSGFYSCPQTPIHCVPPAMPHLRPARGAHTWDRSSSSLAPPMVGSGGLLPPDTPSHMPPLPSSAFPWLSEEGEGPCLPAFSFPDPVYPPEFCLISKLRPGQGLLSRQPLPPCMSLDNTPLPDGLQPGPLSPQGGGGERVFSFNPPSRTPATNPNTSSSSINATSTMSNTNPNTTTPANFCNGTSHNNVCNHANFNNSSTQRAGSNSGTNGGLSSNVINIAISTSASSQQSAIQHPNSPNDSGISLAEGDPHWLGALVVDSGMNKAPGGRGQD is encoded by the exons ATGACGGTAACGTACTCGCGGAGGGTTGCTGACGCGGGGCTAGGGACCTTCTCTCATCTGCTCCTCCGATGGAAGGGAAGCATCTACAAGCTGCTGTGGAGAGAACTGATCATCTTCACTACACTGTACTACTCCTTCAGCATCATATACAG GTTTGTGTTGAATGAGAGTCAGAAGAGGCTGTTTGAGAAGCTGGCCATCTACTGCGACCGTTACGCGGAACTCATCCCTGTGTCCTTCGTATTGG GTTTCTATGTGACCCTGGTGGTGTCTCGGTGGTGGGGTCAGTTTGAGAGTGTACCCTGGCCGGACCGGCTGGGTGCGCTGGTGGGGGTCACGTCCGCAGTACCGGCACGAGAGCGCCAGGCTGACTCGCCCGGGACCCTGATACGTTACGCCAACCTGTCTGGCGTGCTCATTTACCGATCGGTCAGCACGGCCGTCTACAAGAGGTTCCCCACCATGGAACACCTGGTGCGGGCAG GCCTGATGACAGCAGAGGAACACAGGCAGTTGGAGGAGCTGCCCTCACCTCATAACAAGTTCTGGGTTCCTTGTATGTGGTTTGTGAACCTGGCTCTGAGGGCCCGCACCGAGGGACGCATCAACAATGACGTGGCGCTATCAGCCATTCTCAAT GAATTGATTACGTTGCGGACACAGTGTCTGAAGCTATACAGCTACGATTGGATCAGCCTACCCCTTGTGTACACCCAG GTGGTGACAGTCGCAGTCTACAGTTTCTTCCTGGCATGTCTGATTGGTCGACAGTTCTTGGAGACCCCGCTCAGGGGCTACGCTGGTCATGACATCGACTTATACCTGCCTGTCTTCACC CTGCTACAGTTCTTCTTCTACATGGGCTGGCTCAAG GTGGCAGAACAACTGATAAACCCGTTTGGGGAAGACGACGATGACTTTGAAACCAACTATCTGGTTGATCGCAATCTACAG GTGTCCCTGCTGTCTGTGGATGAGATGTACGACACTCTCCCATTGGTAGAGAGGGATAAGTACTGGAACGAGTCTGAACCCCAGCCTCCCTACACTGCAGCCAGCGCAGAGCACCGCAAACCTTCCTTCATGGGCTCAGCCCTGAACATCAG TGTTCCAAAAGAGGAGATGGAGTTCCAGTCCAACCTGGAGCAGATCAAGGAGCATGAGGAGGCCAACCACTCTACTCCTCTCCTGGGTGGTCTGAGTCGCCTCCTGGGGGTTCAGTCCCCAGTCTTCCCccgctcctccatctcctcccggGTCTCCCTGCTCCGCCGGCGCCCCGGAGCTCCGTTCAGCCGCTTCCCCCTCTGCCTGCACACCGAGGGGGCCACCTTCACGCCGGGCCCCGGCCTCCGCCACGACTCCAGCCACCTGGACTACGTCTTCTCCTCCATGCCGCTGTACGAGAGGTCCGGCTTCTACAGCTGTCCCCAGACCCCCATCCACTGTGTTCCCCCGGCCATGCCTCACCTGCGGCCCGCCCGAGGAGCTCACACCTGGGATCGCAGCTCTAGCTCCCTGGCCCCTCCGATGGTGGGCTCTGGAGGTCTGCTACCCCCTGACACCCCGAGTCATATGCCCCCTCTGCCCTCCTCTGCCTTCCCCTggctgagtgaggagggggagggtcCTTGTCTTCCGGCCTTCTCCTTCCCTGATCCTGTTTACCCTCCGGAGTTCTGCCTCATATCGAAGCTCCGGCCCGGGCAGGGCCTGCTGTCTCGACAGCCCCTGCCTCCCTGTATGTCTCTGGATAACACACCATTGCCCGACGGCCTACAGCCTGGACCCCTCAGCCCccagggaggtggaggggagagggtgtTCTCTTTTAACCCTCCCTCTCGCACCCCAGCAACCAATCCCAACACCAGCTCCTCTAGTATTAACGCCACCAGCACTATGAGCAACACCAATCCCAACACCACTACTCCAGCCAACTTCTGCAATGGTACCAGCCACAACAACGTTTGTAACCATGCCAATTTCAACAACAGCAGCACTCAACGAGCAGGTAGCAACAGTGGTACCAATGGAGGACTGAGCAGCAACGTCATCAACATCGCCATTTCCACTTCCGCGTCCTCTCAGCAATCAGCCATTCAACATCCAAACTCGCCCAATGATTCAGGGATTTCATTGGCTGAGGGAGACCCTCACTGGTTGGGAGCTCTGGTGGTGGATAGTGGGATGAACAAGGCTCCTGGGGGGCGGGGGCAGGACTGA